Proteins encoded together in one Solanum lycopersicum chromosome 7, SLM_r2.1 window:
- the LOC104648415 gene encoding filament-like plant protein 4 isoform X2 gives MESTKSQLAETELLLAEIKSQLASAQKANSLSEIKLKCMVESYNSLETRNEELQAEVNRLQAKIGSLDNHQDTLASCKDFDEHLQRRRRRGEEAFICDRKIECWSEGTTATFLDVDSCVLVGK, from the exons ATGGAGAGCACTAAATCCCAGTTGGCTGAAACCGAGCTACTCCTAGCAGAGATTAAGTCACAATTGGCATCTGCTCAAAAGGCAAACAGTTTGTCCGAAATTAAGCTCAAATGCATGGTAGAGTCATACAACTCACTTGAAACTCGGAATGAGGAGTTGCAAGCTGAAGTCAACCGTCTTCAGGCAAAGATAGGAAGTCTTGATAATCACCAGGATACCCTAGCTAGTTGCAAGGATTTTGATGAACATCTACAAAG GAGGAGGAGAAGAGGAGAAGAGGCGTTCATCTGTGACCGGAAAATTGAATGTTGGAGTGAAGGTACGACCGCTACTTTCTTAGACGTCGACTCATGTGTACTTGTAGGAAAATAA
- the LOC104648415 gene encoding filament-like plant protein 4 isoform X3, whose product MESTKSQLAETELLLAEIKSQLASAQKANSLSEIKLKCMVESYNSLETRNEELQAEVNRLQAKIGSLDNHQDTLASCKDFDEHLQRRRRRGEEAFICDRKIECWSED is encoded by the exons ATGGAGAGCACTAAATCCCAGTTGGCTGAAACCGAGCTACTCCTAGCAGAGATTAAGTCACAATTGGCATCTGCTCAAAAGGCAAACAGTTTGTCCGAAATTAAGCTCAAATGCATGGTAGAGTCATACAACTCACTTGAAACTCGGAATGAGGAGTTGCAAGCTGAAGTCAACCGTCTTCAGGCAAAGATAGGAAGTCTTGATAATCACCAGGATACCCTAGCTAGTTGCAAGGATTTTGATGAACATCTACAAAG GAGGAGGAGAAGAGGAGAAGAGGCGTTCATCTGTGACCGGAAAATTGAATGTTGGAGTGAAG ATTAA
- the LOC104648415 gene encoding filament-like plant protein 4 isoform X1, producing MESTKSQLAETELLLAEIKSQLASAQKANSLSEIKLKCMVESYNSLETRNEELQAEVNRLQAKIGSLDNHQDTLASCKDFDEHLQRRRRRGEEAFICDRKIECWSEGKEKGKAFHIFHPSGIRAI from the exons ATGGAGAGCACTAAATCCCAGTTGGCTGAAACCGAGCTACTCCTAGCAGAGATTAAGTCACAATTGGCATCTGCTCAAAAGGCAAACAGTTTGTCCGAAATTAAGCTCAAATGCATGGTAGAGTCATACAACTCACTTGAAACTCGGAATGAGGAGTTGCAAGCTGAAGTCAACCGTCTTCAGGCAAAGATAGGAAGTCTTGATAATCACCAGGATACCCTAGCTAGTTGCAAGGATTTTGATGAACATCTACAAAG GAGGAGGAGAAGAGGAGAAGAGGCGTTCATCTGTGACCGGAAAATTGAATGTTGGAGTGAAG GCAAGGAAAAAGGAAAGGCTTTCCACATATTCCATCCATCGGGCATACGCGCTATATAA